From Microcystis aeruginosa NIES-2549, a single genomic window includes:
- the aroF gene encoding 3-deoxy-7-phosphoheptulonate synthase: MIIVMKVGSPEIEIERVSAEFEAWGLSPEKIVGKHKVVIGLVGETRELDPLQIQELSPWIETVLRVEQPFKRASLEYRHGEYSEVLVPTPNGVIPIGRNHTVSIVAGPCSVENEAMIVETAKRVAAAGAQFLRGGAYKPRTSPYAFQGHGESALELLAAARDASGLGIITEVMDAADLDKIVEIADVVQVGARNMQNFSLLKKVGAQPKPVLLKRGMAATIEDWLMAAEYILAAGNSNVILCERGIRTFDSKYTRNTLDLSCIPVLRTLTHLPIMIDPSHGTGKWEYVPTMAMASLAAGADSLMIEVHPNPAKALSDGPQSLTPDRFDQLTRELAVIGKTIGRWPQVPALV, encoded by the coding sequence ATGATTATTGTCATGAAAGTTGGTTCCCCGGAAATTGAAATCGAGCGCGTCAGTGCCGAATTCGAGGCATGGGGATTAAGTCCTGAAAAAATCGTCGGTAAGCATAAAGTTGTCATCGGTTTAGTCGGAGAAACCAGGGAATTAGACCCCCTACAAATCCAAGAACTAAGCCCTTGGATCGAAACCGTCCTGCGAGTCGAACAACCCTTCAAACGCGCCTCTTTAGAATACCGTCACGGGGAATACAGCGAGGTTTTAGTCCCCACTCCTAACGGTGTTATCCCCATCGGCAGAAATCATACCGTTAGCATTGTCGCCGGCCCCTGTTCGGTGGAAAATGAGGCGATGATCGTGGAAACTGCCAAACGAGTGGCGGCAGCCGGAGCGCAATTCCTCCGCGGTGGTGCCTATAAACCCCGCACTTCTCCATACGCTTTCCAAGGTCACGGGGAAAGCGCTTTGGAATTACTAGCGGCGGCTAGAGATGCCAGTGGTCTGGGTATTATCACGGAAGTAATGGACGCGGCGGATCTCGATAAGATTGTCGAAATAGCCGACGTGGTGCAGGTGGGGGCCCGCAATATGCAGAATTTTTCCCTCCTGAAAAAAGTTGGGGCGCAACCGAAACCAGTCCTACTCAAGCGCGGCATGGCGGCCACTATTGAAGATTGGTTGATGGCGGCAGAATATATCCTCGCGGCAGGAAATAGCAATGTTATTCTCTGCGAACGCGGTATCCGCACCTTTGACAGTAAATATACTCGTAATACCCTAGATTTATCCTGTATTCCCGTTTTAAGAACTTTAACCCACCTGCCGATCATGATCGATCCTAGCCACGGTACGGGTAAATGGGAATATGTACCGACTATGGCCATGGCTTCCCTGGCAGCTGGGGCCGATTCCTTGATGATCGAAGTACATCCTAACCCAGCCAAGGCCCTATCCGATGGGCCGCAATCCTTGACTCCCGACAGGTTCGACCAGTTAACGCGGGAGTTAGCGGTCATTGGTAAGACGATCGGGCGTTGGCCCCAGGTTCCGGCATTGGTTTGA
- a CDS encoding peptidylprolyl isomerase → MPDFHGIKIELIDIEKFLKQQLQLKEICQKILHQRIIKKSAQEHNISVTPAEIQALADEQRREKRLEKASDTLAWLADQMIAPEDWEAGIQGDLLTKKLSTALFSREVERHFAENRLDFERAILYRLVIPYEKLAWEVFYQIEEEEISFYQAAHLYDIDEQRRLHCGYEGIIYRGQLSSSGLSSIVFQARPKEIIQPVKINEEYHLLMVLEFLPAELTEEIHQEILQKLFSEWLTNELNYLLYRSE, encoded by the coding sequence ATGCCTGACTTTCATGGAATTAAGATCGAGTTAATAGACATAGAAAAGTTTCTTAAACAGCAGCTACAGCTTAAGGAAATTTGTCAAAAAATCCTGCACCAAAGAATCATCAAGAAATCAGCCCAAGAGCATAATATTAGCGTTACACCCGCAGAAATTCAAGCGCTCGCTGACGAGCAAAGACGGGAAAAACGATTAGAAAAAGCCAGTGATACCTTGGCCTGGTTAGCAGATCAGATGATCGCTCCCGAAGATTGGGAAGCGGGAATTCAAGGGGATTTACTAACAAAAAAACTATCGACGGCTCTTTTTTCCCGGGAGGTAGAACGACATTTTGCCGAGAATCGTCTGGACTTTGAGCGAGCGATTCTTTATCGTCTGGTTATTCCCTACGAAAAATTAGCTTGGGAAGTTTTTTATCAAATTGAAGAAGAAGAAATTAGCTTTTATCAAGCTGCCCATCTTTACGATATAGACGAACAACGTCGCTTACATTGTGGCTATGAAGGAATAATCTATCGTGGTCAGTTATCCTCTTCTGGTCTTTCCAGTATCGTTTTTCAAGCTCGACCAAAAGAAATTATACAACCAGTGAAAATTAACGAAGAATATCATTTACTAATGGTGCTGGAATTTTTACCTGCGGAATTAACCGAGGAAATCCATCAGGAAATTTTACAAAAATTGTTTTCTGAATGGTTGACCAATGAGTTAAATTATTTACTTTATCGTTCGGAATAA
- a CDS encoding aldolase/citrate lyase family protein, producing MNCLEKKMVQLLRELREDHHVSGVKAEFETEGTRLTEAMRLKEISLKAGVDFNLKIAGCEAIRDIFDAVNLGVDRLIAPMVETAYALQKYLRAARRVLADQGVEDVELLVNIETITACENFQEMLAIPEIKSLHGIVIGRMDLACSLGLTRQDVNSKQVLDLALSLAKKAKAAGLTVAIGGAVSLDSLPFFKMFCQGHFDRFETRKVIFDCPQALDNFSLALPKAIEFELLWLENKKNYYGAIVREDDRRLEILHNLLFG from the coding sequence ATGAATTGCTTAGAAAAAAAAATGGTGCAACTGTTAAGAGAACTCAGGGAAGATCACCATGTTTCAGGGGTAAAAGCGGAATTCGAGACGGAAGGAACCCGACTGACGGAAGCGATGCGGTTGAAAGAAATTAGTCTGAAAGCGGGGGTAGATTTTAATCTGAAAATCGCCGGTTGCGAAGCGATCAGAGATATCTTTGATGCGGTTAATTTAGGAGTTGATCGCTTAATTGCTCCCATGGTAGAAACAGCCTACGCTTTACAAAAATATCTGCGGGCAGCCAGGAGGGTTTTAGCTGACCAAGGGGTGGAAGATGTGGAGTTATTGGTTAATATCGAAACGATTACTGCCTGTGAGAATTTTCAGGAAATGTTGGCGATTCCAGAGATAAAATCTCTCCATGGTATCGTCATCGGACGGATGGATTTAGCCTGTTCTTTGGGATTAACCCGTCAGGATGTGAATAGCAAGCAAGTTTTGGATCTGGCTTTATCTTTGGCAAAAAAAGCTAAGGCTGCCGGTTTGACTGTTGCTATTGGGGGTGCGGTGTCACTAGATTCTTTACCGTTTTTCAAAATGTTCTGCCAAGGACATTTTGACCGCTTCGAGACGCGCAAAGTTATCTTTGATTGTCCCCAAGCTTTGGATAATTTTAGTTTGGCTTTACCCAAGGCGATCGAGTTTGAATTACTCTGGCTAGAGAATAAGAAAAATTATTATGGTGCTATTGTTCGTGAAGATGACCGGCGTTTAGAAATCCTCCATAATTTACTTTTTGGTTAA
- a CDS encoding SUMF1/EgtB/PvdO family nonheme iron enzyme gives MKKSEIQIFLAHASEDKPAVLALHERLKQAGYKPWLDKKDLIPGQIWRDEIPKAIKASQIFLACLSAKSANKQGYIQRELRIALDTLAQMLPGTIFVIPMRLEECEIPDLRLAEVSLNLRDIHWLDYWEEDGFEQLERAIGYQFKLEPEEPKQLLSVFNFEVVGVNAKGEQIRKESKQSQYFREDLGKGITLEMVAIPGGTFLMGTEDEEIERLVKKFNWEGFRRERPQHEVTVPPFFMGKYPITQAQWKAIASRTDLKVKQDLDFNPAYFKDPPKPPLKRGASDSPPFEGGARGGSPTHWDRPVEQVNWYDAVEFCARLSKLTGGEYRLPSEAEWEYACRAGTTTPFYFGETITGELANYNASNTYADEPNGEYRQQTTPVGQFPPNAFGLYDMHGNVREWCADTWHDNYDGAPTDGSVWIENGNNNRSPLRGGSWGYNPTYCRSAIRYDYYFRRVNRINNYGFRVVCVFGRTL, from the coding sequence ATGAAAAAGTCAGAGATCCAAATTTTCTTGGCCCATGCCAGTGAGGACAAACCAGCAGTTTTGGCACTGCATGAGCGCCTTAAGCAAGCGGGATATAAACCTTGGTTGGATAAAAAAGACCTGATTCCGGGGCAAATTTGGCGAGATGAAATTCCGAAAGCGATTAAAGCTAGTCAGATTTTTCTCGCCTGTCTGTCAGCGAAATCGGCTAATAAACAGGGATACATCCAACGGGAGTTGAGGATTGCACTTGATACCTTGGCACAGATGCTACCGGGGACAATTTTTGTTATTCCCATGAGGTTAGAAGAATGCGAAATTCCTGATCTGCGACTTGCAGAAGTTAGCTTGAATCTGCGAGATATTCACTGGCTTGATTATTGGGAAGAAGACGGATTTGAGCAACTAGAAAGAGCAATTGGCTATCAGTTCAAGCTTGAACCGGAAGAGCCAAAACAACTGTTATCAGTATTTAACTTTGAGGTGGTGGGAGTAAATGCGAAGGGTGAGCAAATTAGAAAAGAGTCGAAACAGTCCCAATATTTCAGGGAAGATCTGGGCAAAGGCATCACCTTAGAAATGGTCGCCATTCCGGGGGGAACTTTCCTGATGGGAACAGAAGATGAGGAAATCGAAAGACTGGTTAAAAAATTTAATTGGGAAGGATTTAGAAGGGAAAGACCACAACATGAAGTAACTGTCCCACCCTTCTTTATGGGTAAATACCCCATCACCCAGGCCCAGTGGAAAGCGATCGCCTCTCGCACGGATTTAAAAGTTAAACAAGACCTTGATTTCAACCCAGCCTATTTTAAAGATCCCCCCAAACCCCCCTTAAAAAGGGGGGCTTCCGATTCCCCCCCTTTTGAAGGGGGGGCTAGGGGGGGATCGCCCACGCACTGGGATAGACCCGTGGAACAAGTCAACTGGTACGATGCCGTCGAGTTCTGCGCGAGATTATCTAAACTAACGGGAGGGGAATACCGACTTCCCAGTGAGGCGGAATGGGAGTACGCCTGTCGTGCTGGAACCACCACCCCGTTTTACTTTGGGGAAACCATTACGGGGGAATTGGCTAACTACAATGCCAGTAATACCTACGCCGATGAACCGAACGGAGAATATCGACAACAAACAACTCCCGTGGGACAATTTCCCCCAAACGCCTTTGGACTGTACGATATGCACGGCAATGTCCGGGAGTGGTGCGCCGATACTTGGCACGATAACTATGACGGTGCGCCGACGGATGGCAGTGTCTGGATAGAAAATGGTAATAATAATCGTTCTCCTCTGCGGGGCGGTTCCTGGGGCTACAATCCTACTTACTGCCGTTCCGCGATTCGCTACGACTACTACTTCCGCCGCGTCAACCGCATCAACAATTACGGTTTTCGGGTAGTCTGCGTTTTCGGGAGAACTCTCTAA
- a CDS encoding NAD(P)H-quinone oxidoreductase subunit M produces the protein MLLKSTTRHIRIYTAEVKNNQLIESNNVLTLDVDPDNEFNWEEVALNKVYSKFDELVESYNGEELSEYNLRRIGSDLEHFIRSLLQKGEISYNLNARVQNYSMGLPKLG, from the coding sequence ATGCTGTTAAAATCCACGACCCGTCATATTCGCATTTATACGGCTGAAGTAAAAAATAATCAATTAATCGAGAGTAACAATGTCTTGACTCTTGATGTGGATCCCGATAATGAATTTAATTGGGAAGAAGTGGCTCTCAATAAGGTTTATAGTAAGTTTGATGAATTGGTAGAGTCCTACAATGGGGAAGAACTGAGCGAATATAATCTCCGTCGCATCGGTTCAGATCTAGAACATTTTATCCGTTCTCTCCTGCAAAAAGGGGAAATTAGCTATAATCTCAATGCCAGAGTGCAGAACTATAGTATGGGTTTACCGAAATTAGGGTGA
- a CDS encoding Uma2 family endonuclease: MVTVPLELNTEQIRGEKRVVFNHLSWLSYRQILQALGENNRAHLFYDRGTLEITMPLEEHEFYRELIGLFIRILVVELGLKIKSMGSTTLAREDLERGAEPDNAYYIQNQAKVLGKTINLTEDPPPDLVVEVDITHTDINKLALYARLGVPELWRFNGEIWRIYRLEKGVYQEEEFSPTFPLVPKTKLYEFLATAKEDEVRAEKNLRAWVVSQLAKNNGSSELTL, from the coding sequence ATGGTGACAGTTCCTCTGGAGTTAAATACTGAGCAAATTAGGGGCGAAAAACGGGTAGTTTTTAATCATCTCAGTTGGTTATCCTATCGGCAAATTTTACAAGCCCTAGGGGAAAATAATCGCGCCCATTTATTTTATGATCGTGGCACTTTAGAAATTACTATGCCCCTAGAAGAACACGAGTTTTATCGAGAATTAATCGGATTATTTATTCGGATTTTGGTGGTAGAATTGGGTTTAAAAATTAAAAGTATGGGTTCCACAACTCTAGCTAGGGAAGATTTAGAACGAGGGGCAGAACCCGACAATGCTTACTATATTCAAAATCAAGCCAAAGTGCTAGGAAAAACAATTAATTTAACTGAAGATCCGCCCCCAGATTTAGTGGTGGAAGTGGATATTACCCACACGGATATTAATAAATTAGCACTTTATGCCCGTTTGGGAGTGCCGGAATTATGGCGTTTTAATGGAGAAATCTGGCGCATTTATCGGTTAGAAAAGGGAGTTTATCAGGAAGAAGAATTTAGTCCTACTTTTCCCCTAGTTCCGAAAACTAAACTCTATGAATTTTTAGCCACTGCTAAAGAGGATGAAGTGAGGGCAGAAAAGAATTTAAGAGCATGGGTTGTTAGTCAACTAGCTAAAAATAATGGTTCTTCCGAACTTACACTGTAG
- a CDS encoding PAM68 family protein, with translation MASESKSTEKKERLPFEPRQNKRKTPKIAPSPVPPPLKNRSEEASLKAIPQVVSQRMAKRMAAFCGIPTALGITSFFGFYWIISHDLLEIPSYVAMLVSLSLFGLGFIGLSYGIFSASWDEDRVGDWLGWQEFQANFGRTIAAWRSGKKEVEEK, from the coding sequence ATGGCCTCTGAATCGAAATCGACGGAGAAAAAAGAACGTCTCCCCTTTGAGCCGCGCCAAAATAAGCGAAAAACCCCGAAAATTGCCCCTAGTCCCGTGCCACCGCCGCTAAAAAATCGCTCCGAGGAAGCCAGCTTAAAGGCAATTCCCCAAGTGGTCAGTCAACGGATGGCCAAACGCATGGCGGCATTTTGTGGCATTCCGACGGCATTGGGGATAACTTCCTTTTTTGGCTTCTACTGGATTATTAGCCACGATCTTCTCGAAATCCCTTCCTACGTCGCCATGCTCGTCAGTTTAAGCCTATTTGGTCTCGGTTTTATCGGTCTGAGTTATGGCATCTTCTCCGCTTCTTGGGACGAGGATCGGGTGGGGGATTGGCTAGGATGGCAAGAATTTCAAGCTAATTTTGGCAGAACGATCGCCGCTTGGCGGTCCGGCAAAAAAGAAGTGGAAGAAAAATAG
- the rpsO gene encoding 30S ribosomal protein S15 — protein sequence MALTQTKKQELISQYQAHETDTGSSELQVAFLTERINQLTEHLKANPKDHASRRGLLQMIGRRRGLLTYIQKKDQQRYQTLIARLGIRR from the coding sequence ATGGCCTTAACCCAGACCAAAAAACAAGAACTAATCAGCCAATATCAGGCCCACGAAACCGATACAGGATCATCGGAGTTACAGGTAGCTTTCTTAACCGAGAGAATCAACCAACTGACCGAACACCTGAAAGCTAACCCGAAAGACCACGCTTCCCGCCGGGGATTACTCCAGATGATCGGTCGTCGTCGGGGACTGTTAACCTATATCCAGAAGAAAGATCAACAACGCTATCAAACCCTGATCGCTCGTCTCGGAATTCGCCGTTAA
- the aspS gene encoding aspartate--tRNA ligase, producing the protein MRTHYCGDLSAIEIEKSVTLFGWVDRRRDHGGVIFIDLRDRSGIVQIVSDPQRTPASYPIAETVRNEYVIKVTGTVSQRPPESLNPRIATGEIEIYATSIEILNGVTKQLPFVVSSSESESVREDVRLRYRYLDLRRERMSQNLQLRHQVVKEMRRFLEDEQHFIEVETPILTRSTPEGARDYLVPSRVSPGQWYALPQSPQLFKQLLMVSGMDRYYQIARCFRDEDLRADRQPEFTQLDMEMSFLSLSEILALNEALIAHIFKKVKNIDISLPLPRLTYSEAMDRYGVDRPDTRFGLELVNVAEIFADSGFKVFSGAIASGGTVKVLPIPNGNEAISNVRIKPGGDLFKEATDAGAKGIAYIRVREDYDFDTIGAIKDNLTEAQKQALIEKTGAKPGHLLLFGAGDTDTVNKSLSRLRLVLGEQLGLIDPEKINLLWVTDFPMFEYNAEEKRLEALHHPFTAPNPEDLDDLAQARALAYDMIFNGIEIGGGSLRIYQREVQEKVFATIGLSPEEAYNKFGFLLEAFEYGTPPHGGIAYGLDRLVMLLAGEESIRDVIAFPKTQQASCLLTSAPSTVAAKQLKELSVASTYKPPS; encoded by the coding sequence ATGCGAACTCACTACTGTGGCGACCTTAGCGCGATCGAAATTGAAAAAAGTGTCACCCTCTTCGGTTGGGTCGATCGCCGTCGCGATCACGGTGGCGTTATTTTTATTGATCTACGGGATCGCAGTGGTATTGTCCAGATCGTCAGTGATCCCCAACGAACTCCCGCTTCCTATCCCATCGCTGAAACCGTCAGAAACGAGTATGTTATCAAGGTGACGGGAACAGTCAGTCAACGGCCCCCCGAATCCCTTAACCCGCGCATTGCCACCGGAGAAATCGAAATTTACGCCACTAGCATCGAGATTCTCAACGGGGTTACTAAACAACTGCCTTTTGTCGTCTCCAGTTCCGAAAGTGAATCAGTCCGGGAAGATGTGCGCTTGCGATACCGCTATCTAGACCTACGCCGGGAGCGTATGAGTCAGAATTTACAACTACGTCACCAAGTTGTCAAGGAAATGCGCCGTTTTCTCGAAGATGAACAGCATTTTATCGAAGTGGAAACGCCAATTTTAACTCGATCGACTCCCGAAGGGGCGCGGGATTATCTGGTTCCTTCCAGGGTCAGCCCGGGCCAATGGTACGCTTTACCCCAATCACCGCAACTATTTAAGCAATTATTAATGGTGTCGGGAATGGATCGCTACTATCAAATCGCCCGCTGTTTCCGCGATGAAGATCTGCGCGCTGATCGTCAACCGGAATTTACTCAGTTGGATATGGAGATGAGTTTTCTCTCCTTAAGCGAAATTTTAGCCCTAAATGAGGCTTTGATCGCTCATATCTTCAAAAAAGTCAAAAATATCGATATAAGCCTGCCCCTGCCCCGTTTAACATATTCTGAGGCTATGGATCGCTATGGGGTCGATCGCCCCGATACCCGTTTTGGCTTAGAATTGGTCAATGTGGCGGAGATTTTTGCCGATTCGGGATTTAAGGTGTTTTCAGGTGCGATCGCTAGTGGTGGGACGGTGAAAGTTTTACCGATTCCCAACGGTAACGAGGCGATTTCTAACGTCAGAATCAAACCGGGTGGGGATTTATTCAAAGAAGCCACCGATGCGGGGGCGAAGGGAATTGCCTACATCCGCGTGCGCGAGGACTACGATTTTGATACCATCGGTGCGATTAAAGATAACCTAACAGAGGCACAAAAACAGGCTTTAATCGAGAAGACTGGCGCAAAACCGGGGCATCTGCTCTTATTTGGGGCGGGAGATACCGATACAGTCAATAAATCCCTATCCCGCCTACGCTTAGTTTTAGGGGAACAATTGGGATTAATTGATCCCGAGAAAATCAACCTCCTCTGGGTGACGGATTTCCCGATGTTTGAATACAACGCCGAGGAAAAACGCCTAGAAGCATTGCATCATCCCTTTACTGCCCCTAATCCCGAAGATTTAGACGATCTAGCCCAGGCTCGCGCCCTAGCCTACGATATGATTTTTAATGGTATTGAAATCGGTGGCGGCAGTTTGCGGATCTATCAACGGGAAGTACAGGAAAAAGTCTTCGCTACCATCGGTCTATCCCCAGAGGAAGCCTATAATAAATTCGGCTTTTTGTTAGAAGCTTTTGAATACGGAACCCCTCCCCACGGTGGCATCGCCTACGGTTTAGATCGCTTGGTGATGTTGTTAGCGGGAGAAGAGTCAATTCGCGATGTGATTGCTTTCCCGAAAACCCAGCAAGCTAGTTGTTTACTCACTTCTGCACCTTCAACAGTGGCAGCGAAGCAATTAAAGGAATTATCCGTTGCTTCTACCTACAAACCGCCATCCTAA
- a CDS encoding DUF2281 domain-containing protein: MPDSLKHELLHYAKYLIENHSKEYME, encoded by the coding sequence ATGCCAGATTCTCTAAAGCACGAACTTCTGCACTATGCCAAGTATCTCATAGAAAACCACTCAAAAGAATATATGGAATGA
- a CDS encoding Uma2 family endonuclease, giving the protein MVTVPLELNTEQIRGEKRVVFNHLSWLSYRQILQALGENNRAHLFYDRGTLEITMPLEEHEFYRELIGRFIYFLVSELGLKIKSMGSTTLAREDLERGAEPDNAYYIQNQAKVLGKTINLTEDPPPDLVVEVDITHTDINKLALYARLGVPELWRFNGEIWRIYRLEKEGYQEEEFSPTFPLVPKTKLYEFLATAKEDEVRAEKNLRAWVVSQLAES; this is encoded by the coding sequence ATGGTGACAGTTCCTCTGGAGTTAAATACTGAGCAAATTAGGGGCGAAAAACGGGTAGTTTTTAATCATCTCAGTTGGTTATCCTATCGGCAAATTTTACAGGCCCTAGGGGAAAATAATCGCGCCCATTTATTTTATGATCGTGGCACTTTAGAAATTACTATGCCCCTAGAAGAACACGAGTTTTATCGAGAATTAATTGGACGTTTTATCTATTTTTTGGTGTCCGAATTGGGTTTAAAAATTAAAAGTATGGGTTCCACAACTCTAGCTAGGGAAGATTTAGAACGGGGGGCAGAACCCGATAATGCTTACTATATTCAAAATCAAGCCAAAGTGCTAGGAAAAACAATTAATTTAACTGAAGATCCGCCCCCAGATTTAGTGGTGGAAGTGGATATTACCCACACGGATATTAATAAATTAGCACTTTATGCCCGTTTGGGAGTGCCGGAATTATGGCGTTTTAATGGAGAAATCTGGCGCATTTATCGGTTAGAAAAGGAAGGTTATCAGGAAGAAGAATTTAGTCCTACTTTTCCCCTAGTTCCGAAAACTAAACTCTATGAATTTTTAGCCACTGCTAAAGAGGATGAAGTGAGGGCAGAAAAGAATTTAAGAGCATGGGTTGTTAGTCAACTAGCTGAAAGTTGA